A segment of the Maylandia zebra isolate NMK-2024a linkage group LG2, Mzebra_GT3a, whole genome shotgun sequence genome:
GTAACGGAACAGCTGGTCTTTAGCAGTAGCTTCTAAAATAAGAAACAAAAGTCGTCGTAAGTTAGTGATATAATCTTACGGTGAATTACAATGAATCCTGAAGTTCATTTACATAAATTTAGTCACATTTTAACCAGTCATTAAAAGGGCTTTTAGCgataaaatgaacattttacacGTAtggaacttttattttgaaaatatacCCCACTTGACATCGGAAGTGTAACGTTCCCTGTCTTTCCCCGCACTGTGGACTAAAAACAAGAACGCATgtcattccatttttttttttttgactgaatATTTCAGGTTCTTTTTGTACACGAACGTATACCTGCTGCTCGGAGACAGATTCTGCGTCAAAAAGACAAACAGCCActcctgtctttctttctttcaaggtAGTATTTAACCTGCTAATGTGGAGACAgctaatgttagccttttcCGCTAAGTTATTATTCGTAAGCAACTACTTACTGTTTAGAAGAAAATTGGCAGAGGAAGTTTAAATTATTAAGGTACACAGAAAGTTTTATAGACGTTTATAAAGAAAGGTCTAGCCTTTAAATGTGTCTTTAGTTAACTAGAACTTTCGACCCACTCTTTCTTTCTCAGCTGGCGAAGGAACGTGAAGGCTGTCGGTTATAATGTCACAGGCCACTAAACGCAAACACGTTGTCAAGGAGGTTCTTGGAGACTTTGTCACACCCACAGAAAACCAGCAGATCGTAAAGGTAAACTTTGTATAAAGTTCCCTGTATTTCCTACATACTACAACATTCACATTTTAGTAATCAGCAGCATACACTGGATACTTGTGTACTTAGATACAGATTGGAAGTACAGGTAAGACCCCCATTTAACTCCAGAGCTGCCTTAAAGTGGACATGTAACACCACTTGTAGAAAGGCTTATTTACACTGTGGTGCCCTGCTCAAACCCAAACATTAACGCTAACAAGTGgatttttcctgtttcagtgcaggtatttaaaagtgcaatggcagggagagccttcagctttcaggctccTCTTCCGTGGAATCagtttccagtttggattcaggagaaagatgccctctctacttttaagactaGCATTAAAGCTTTCCTTTTCATATATAgatatagttagggctgaatCAGGTGACTGCAATAGATCTAGGCCTCCAGGGGCTTCAAAGTGTTTCTTCCTCACTCAGTGTTTTCACCcactgtgtttatacaccaccagtgaatcattagttattactATTCTCTTGATCTCTTCCCCagtgtctttttctctttctgcctCCCCTCGCCCCCgattgcagcagatggctgctcctccctgagcctggttctactggtgcttgctcaaagggggtcatttgattcttttctctctattattgtagggtctctaccttacaatatatggcaccttgaggtgactttccTTGTGATTTGTTGttatttaatgtaaataaaattgaactgaattgtccagttttggtgagcctgtgcaaattatagcctcagtttcctgttcttagctgacacctgacccagtgtggtcttctgcggCTGTAGTCCCTTTACAACAAGGTTTGATATGctctgtgttcagagatgctcttctgcacattGTGGTTGTAACGAGTGGATATTTAACTATTCTCTGTAAATTGTAGCGATAATTGTGTCTcacatcagcagtttctgaaaataTTTAGACCAGCTTGctgacaccaacaaccatgccacattcagtGTCACTTAAATCGCCCTTctcccccattctgatgctcagttttaaCTTCCGCAGGTTGTCTTGACCATTTTCACACACCTAAGTCCATTGACCATCCTCTGCAACATTTTacattaacaagcagttgaacaagTGCACCTCATAAAGTGGCTGTTGAGTGTATTTTTCTGATTCCATGTTTCCTCTGCTTCTTCACTTTTACAGGTAACTGGGAGCCGTGGTAACAACCTACATGATGCTGTAACAGCTCAGGGTGAGACCTTCTTGGTGAGCATGCCCACCAAGTTCCGCAAGAACATCTGGATCAAGAGAGGTAAGCAATGGAAAGGGAAGTTACGTGTTTAAAAGTTTGAGTAATAATCCAGTGACAGCTGGTGGCAAATATTATTTAGTGGCTTGTGGCACAGACGTTCATGCTGCACCGTGTGTGCtgctgcccacaacaaaattgGGGTGCTTTTTGTGGGCTTACTAGTTAGTTTACACTTTTGATATTTCACTGCACCTTACTTGCTGGAGACttatcagctgcacatccataatGTATACAGTACAGTGAACCTCGTTGTCATGGTGTTCATTGCcttttcaaaacaaaagaataataTATATCGTAGTGCAAACATATAAGTTAGTAATGTGATCTCCCGCTAGCTAGTACTGGTCTAAATAAGACCCCCATTTATGTTCATTCATTTAAATTTCATCTTCTCACTCCAAAGGTGACTATGTGATTGTGGATCCTATTGAAGAAGGAGAGAAGGTGAAGGCAGAGATCAGCTTTATTCTCTACAAGGATCACATTCAATACCTACAAAAACAGAACCTCTGGTAGGTGGGAACACACTGCACAACCTTTACGTTCCTCGATCAGCCTCATTTGTCACATGTTTtgcactttttacatttttttcttgtctcCAGGCCAGAGGGCTTTATGGACGAGCATTCGACGCAGgataagacaaagaaaaagctgGAAAAGGACGAGGACGCTAGCGATTCTGAAGATGACGATAGCGACCTCTTTGTAAACACTAACCGCTGTAACTATCAGTACAGTgaaagtgaggaggaggaggacgataGCGAAGAGGATGAGGACAGGGATCAGGACAAagagaaaaggagggaaaatGCCTCATAGCAGCAGCACTGAGGACACGGACAATCAGGAGTTGTGAAACAGATGCGACAGCATGCTCCCCTGTATTGCTGTCATCACTGACTGACGCTATGATGATCTGAAGCAATGGTCCACCTGcaacagcgccctctgcagttCATGTACTGAATGGCTGGGCTCATTCAATGTATTTAGTAATTCCTGCTTGTTTTACAAATCTGTGAGATTAAAATGTATCTGAAATTTAACATGGGATACATTTCTAGTGTTTTTTTCTGATGATAGGTCCATTGCACATCACTGGTACCTTATATAAAAGGGCACACAGTATATTTGTACGATGACGTTAAATTTATGCAACCTTTTCCGTAGAAACCTGTTTAATTTTGCTGCCAAAGAAAATCCAAATGTCCTATTGGTGCTGGATATGGTTCTAAAAATTATTGTATCAGCTTGAGTTACAAATGAaagctgttttattttcatcttaTCCAGCAGCAAAAGTTAATTTGTGAAATGACTGAAAAGCTTTTGAAATGGAATAAATCCCAAGCAGAGTATGCTTATGTCACACTGACTCGATATCTTCCTGTGCATGTCTCCATCTTGCCGGATTCAAGACTTAATCCTGAATGCATTTCATTATTACGCAGTCAAGCAGCCATCTCCTCCGGAAAAGGTTGTGTAGATGTCACACTAGCATATCTGGAAAAAAAACTACAATATATGGATTCTCAGAAATTACATCACAGTGTCGTCAGCGCACAGAAAATTCCTACTGCAAGCGGAACCAGTCCCACGCCTTTTTGGCTGACTCATTTCTTCCCCCAAGGTGTGAGAAAACTTCGTCATAACTCACATGACATTGAACAGAAGAGAGATGATTCCTGTCATTACAATTTTGCTCTCACTGAGTAACTGCACAATGAAAGCATCTATGTCGTATTTtgacaaaaataattttaaataagaaTGTACACTCAGTTTTTTCAAAAGCCCATGAATACCTGAAATGTATCCTACAATAATTATATCAAATAATACATGTAGTGAAACACTGCGCACTAATCTATACATGAATTAAACACTGCGGTCATACACACGAACTGCTGAAGGAGCTTTATTGGATTTAACGCTCCACTTTGTGACAGTGCACAAAACTGGAGGAGAACAGACCTGTTTTTCCTCCCTGTCAAGGACGGGAAACACCAACCAACTCCACCTTTGCCTGACGCCTTTAGCCTCAGTGTTTGGATGAATGCCAATCTCTTATTTATCGCCTAAAGTTTAATACTGTAGTCCACTATCAGTTGGATTTTAATTCCACTTGTAATGGGATGAGATTGTTTCAGTCTTGATCATTTATGAACTCAGACATGAAAATCCAGATATATATTACAATAAAACAGATATCacatttgtttggtttgttttgagCCTTGGCACTGCAAAACTAGCTCAGCTGCTGTAACCTGAAACTCGAATACCTGTTGTCTTGTTTAactcattcaattcaattcagttttatttatatggtacggtggccctgagaggctgaatggactgcaacttaagaaaacaccagcaataagaaaaatgctgcaaaagcacacaaaacacaacggaaataggaaaaaacaaaaaaaacaaaaaaacagaaataggaaaaaactgatttcctaaagcacaagggaagtgttccTG
Coding sequences within it:
- the eif1ad gene encoding putative RNA-binding protein EIF1AD encodes the protein MSQATKRKHVVKEVLGDFVTPTENQQIVKVTGSRGNNLHDAVTAQGETFLVSMPTKFRKNIWIKRGDYVIVDPIEEGEKVKAEISFILYKDHIQYLQKQNLWPEGFMDEHSTQDKTKKKLEKDEDASDSEDDDSDLFVNTNRCNYQYSESEEEEDDSEEDEDRDQDKEKRRENAS